A DNA window from Pseudomonas tohonis contains the following coding sequences:
- a CDS encoding Leu/Phe/Val dehydrogenase, whose product MFSMMEAARLEALHLAQDPVTGLRAVIAIHDTRLGPALGGCRYLAYPNEESAIRDAIRLAQGMSYKAALAGLEQGGGKAVIMRPAHVDNRAALFEAFGRMIESLGGRYITAVDSGTSSADMDCIAQQTRHVTSTSSAGDPSPHTAMGVFAGIRASARARLGSDDLEGLRVAIQGLGNVGFALAEQLVAAGAELLVSDLDPGRVQLAVEQLGAQPVASEALLTTPCDILAPCGLGGVLNPQTIPQLRCAAVAGAANNQLASADSADGLEARGILYAPDYVINSGGLIYVALRHKGDELPAITAHLSRIGQRLTEIYAHAQADKRSPARVADALAERLLYR is encoded by the coding sequence ATGTTCAGCATGATGGAGGCCGCGCGGCTCGAAGCGCTGCACCTCGCCCAGGACCCGGTTACCGGGCTCCGTGCCGTCATCGCCATCCACGACACCCGGCTCGGCCCGGCGCTGGGTGGCTGCCGATACCTGGCCTACCCCAATGAAGAAAGCGCCATCCGCGACGCCATCCGCCTCGCCCAGGGCATGAGCTACAAGGCCGCGCTCGCCGGCCTCGAGCAGGGCGGTGGCAAGGCGGTGATCATGCGCCCCGCCCATGTGGATAACCGCGCCGCGCTGTTCGAAGCCTTCGGCCGCATGATCGAGTCCCTGGGCGGGCGCTACATCACCGCGGTGGACAGCGGCACCTCCAGCGCCGACATGGATTGCATCGCCCAACAGACCCGCCACGTCACCAGCACCAGTTCCGCCGGCGACCCCTCGCCGCACACCGCCATGGGCGTGTTCGCCGGCATCCGCGCCAGCGCCCGGGCGCGCCTCGGCAGCGACGACCTCGAAGGCCTGCGCGTGGCCATCCAGGGGCTCGGCAACGTCGGCTTCGCCCTGGCCGAGCAACTGGTGGCGGCCGGCGCCGAGCTGCTGGTCAGCGACCTCGACCCCGGTCGCGTGCAACTGGCGGTGGAGCAGTTGGGCGCCCAGCCGGTGGCCAGCGAAGCGCTGCTCACCACGCCCTGCGACATCCTCGCGCCCTGTGGCCTGGGTGGCGTGCTCAACCCGCAGACCATCCCCCAGCTGCGTTGCGCGGCGGTGGCGGGAGCGGCGAACAACCAGTTGGCCAGCGCCGACAGCGCCGACGGGCTGGAGGCCCGCGGCATCCTCTACGCCCCGGACTACGTGATCAATTCCGGCGGGCTCATCTACGTCGCCCTCAGGCACAAGGGTGACGAGCTGCCCGCCATCACCGCGCACCTGTCGCGCATCGGTCAGCGCCTGACCGAAATCTACGCCCACGCCCAGGCCGACAAGCGCTCACCCGCGCGCGTCGCCGATGCCCTGGCGGAGCGCCTGCTCTACCGTTGA
- a CDS encoding NAD(P)/FAD-dependent oxidoreductase, whose protein sequence is MPAWQSISLWMDQLDEPLTPRPALGGSLEVDVAIIGAGYTGLWTAYYLKREAPELRIAILEAEIAGFGASGRNGGWLMGNLLGEDRALAKLSREERRASFDLLHGIPDEVAEVLQREGIDCDYRKGGVLYCAARYPEQEVRLRQQLRDLHAEGLGEDDYRWLTPPELGRQIRVAGALGGIFTPHCATIQPARLVRGLARTVERMGVQLFEQSRVTDWQPGRITTLQGEVKAHWVVPAIEGYAAALPPLGRYQLPVQSLLVGTEPLPESTWAEIGLEQGQAFSENSRQVTYGQRTADNRLVFGARGGYRFGGKLRENFQLDDDEIALRRYLFGELFPMLRNVRLTHSWGGNLGMARRFQPHMLVDRASGIALSGGYGGEGVGATNLGGRTLADLILGRETLLTRQPWVLGDGPLTRLSAWEPEPCRWLGYNAIIRSFVHEDRVLANPQSAPWRRALASRLAGFMESLMR, encoded by the coding sequence ATGCCGGCCTGGCAATCGATCAGCCTGTGGATGGACCAGCTCGACGAGCCGCTCACCCCACGCCCCGCCCTGGGCGGCAGCCTGGAGGTGGATGTCGCCATCATCGGCGCCGGCTACACCGGCCTGTGGACCGCCTACTACCTCAAGCGCGAGGCCCCCGAGCTGCGCATCGCCATCCTCGAGGCCGAGATCGCCGGTTTCGGCGCCAGCGGGCGCAACGGCGGCTGGCTGATGGGCAACCTGCTGGGCGAGGACCGCGCCCTGGCCAAGCTCTCCCGCGAGGAGCGCCGCGCGTCCTTCGACCTGCTCCACGGCATCCCCGACGAAGTGGCCGAGGTGCTGCAGCGCGAAGGCATCGACTGCGACTACCGCAAGGGCGGCGTGCTCTATTGCGCGGCCCGCTACCCCGAGCAGGAAGTGCGCCTGCGCCAGCAACTGCGCGACCTGCACGCCGAAGGCCTGGGCGAGGACGACTACCGCTGGCTGACGCCGCCCGAACTGGGCCGGCAGATCCGCGTGGCCGGCGCCCTGGGCGGCATCTTCACGCCCCATTGCGCCACCATCCAGCCGGCACGCCTGGTGCGCGGCCTGGCCCGCACCGTCGAGCGCATGGGCGTGCAGCTGTTCGAGCAGAGCCGGGTCACCGACTGGCAGCCCGGGCGCATCACCACCCTGCAGGGCGAGGTGAAGGCCCACTGGGTGGTGCCCGCCATCGAAGGCTATGCCGCCGCCCTGCCCCCTCTCGGTCGCTACCAGTTGCCGGTGCAGAGCCTGCTGGTGGGCACCGAGCCGTTGCCGGAATCCACCTGGGCCGAGATCGGCCTGGAACAGGGCCAGGCCTTCAGCGAGAACAGCCGTCAGGTGACCTACGGCCAGCGCACCGCCGACAACCGCCTGGTTTTCGGCGCCCGCGGCGGCTACCGCTTCGGCGGCAAGCTGCGGGAGAACTTCCAGCTCGACGACGACGAGATCGCCCTGCGCCGCTACCTGTTCGGCGAACTGTTCCCGATGCTGCGCAACGTGCGCCTGACCCACAGCTGGGGCGGCAACCTGGGCATGGCGCGGCGCTTCCAGCCACACATGCTGGTGGACCGCGCCAGCGGCATCGCCCTCTCCGGCGGCTACGGCGGCGAAGGCGTGGGGGCGACCAACCTCGGCGGTCGCACCCTGGCCGACCTGATCCTCGGCCGCGAGACCCTGCTCACCCGCCAGCCCTGGGTGCTGGGCGACGGGCCGCTGACGCGCCTGTCCGCCTGGGAACCGGAGCCCTGCCGCTGGCTCGGCTACAACGCCATCATCCGCAGCTTCGTCCACGAGGACCGAGTGCTGGCCAACCCCCAGAGCGCCCCCTGGCGCCGCGCCCTGGCCAGCCGCCTGGCCGGGTTCATGGAAAGCCTGATGCGCTGA
- a CDS encoding DUF1302 domain-containing protein, whose translation MTKTTMRAVFRPHALAAAVAMGFATQAHAVNFNIGEIEGQFDSSLSIGASWSMRGADPDLVSTVNGGKGQSSTGDDGRLNFKKGETFSKIFKGIHDLELKYGDTGVFVRGKYWYDFELKDENRQFKDISDHNRKEGSKSAGAQLLDAFVYHNYSIADLPGNVRVGKQVVSWGESTFIGNSINSINPVDVSAFRRPGAEIKEGLIPVNMFYLSQTLTDQLSVEAFYQLEWDQTVLDNCGTFFGGDVAADGCETGYTVGSPAIAPLQPIAAAFGQGFDVTSEGVILPRAGDRDARDSGQFGAALRWLGDETEYGLYFMNYHSRTPFVGTKTAGAATLAALPGIIGTANGIVPGSGAGLAQSTMLGNGRYYLEYPEDIQLYGLSFSTTLPTGTAWSGEISYRPNAPIQLNTNDVTLALVNPIAGGTASPIATAPGADNTGYKRKEITQAQTTLTHFIDQVLGAERLTLVGEVGVVHVGGLENARELRYGRDSVYGAYGFGGDTHGFVTSTSWGYRTRAILDYSNVIAGINLKPNVAWSHDVDGYGPNGLFNEGAKALSIGVDADYQNTYTASLSYTDFFGGKYNTLVDRDFLALSFGMNF comes from the coding sequence ATGACAAAAACAACAATGCGCGCAGTTTTCCGGCCGCACGCGCTGGCCGCCGCCGTAGCCATGGGATTTGCCACCCAGGCCCACGCCGTCAACTTCAACATCGGCGAGATCGAAGGGCAGTTCGACTCCTCGCTGTCCATCGGCGCCAGCTGGTCCATGCGCGGCGCCGACCCGGATCTGGTCAGCACCGTGAACGGCGGCAAGGGCCAGTCGTCCACCGGTGACGACGGTCGCCTCAACTTCAAGAAGGGCGAGACCTTCTCGAAGATCTTCAAGGGCATCCACGACCTGGAGCTGAAGTACGGCGACACCGGCGTCTTCGTCCGTGGCAAGTACTGGTACGACTTCGAACTGAAGGACGAGAACCGCCAGTTCAAGGACATCAGCGACCACAACCGCAAGGAAGGCTCCAAGTCCGCCGGCGCCCAACTGCTCGACGCCTTCGTCTACCACAACTACAGCATCGCCGACCTGCCGGGTAACGTGCGCGTGGGCAAGCAGGTGGTGAGCTGGGGCGAGAGCACCTTCATCGGCAACAGCATCAACTCGATCAACCCGGTCGACGTCTCCGCCTTCCGCCGCCCCGGCGCGGAGATCAAGGAGGGCCTGATCCCGGTCAACATGTTCTACCTGTCCCAGACCCTGACCGACCAGCTCAGCGTCGAGGCCTTCTATCAACTGGAATGGGACCAGACCGTCCTGGACAACTGCGGCACCTTCTTCGGTGGCGACGTGGCTGCCGACGGCTGCGAAACCGGCTACACCGTGGGCTCCCCGGCCATCGCCCCGCTGCAACCCATCGCCGCCGCCTTCGGCCAGGGCTTCGACGTCACCTCCGAGGGCGTGATCCTGCCCCGGGCCGGCGACCGCGACGCCCGTGACAGCGGCCAGTTCGGCGCAGCCCTGCGCTGGCTGGGCGACGAGACCGAGTACGGCCTGTACTTCATGAACTATCACAGCCGCACGCCGTTCGTGGGCACCAAGACGGCTGGCGCCGCGACTCTCGCCGCGCTGCCCGGCATCATCGGCACCGCCAACGGCATCGTCCCCGGCTCCGGGGCGGGCCTGGCGCAGAGCACCATGCTGGGCAATGGCCGCTACTACCTGGAATACCCCGAGGACATCCAGCTCTACGGCCTGAGCTTCTCCACCACCCTGCCCACCGGCACGGCCTGGAGCGGCGAGATCAGCTACCGCCCGAACGCGCCGATCCAGCTCAACACCAACGACGTGACCCTGGCCCTGGTCAACCCGATCGCCGGCGGCACCGCCTCGCCGATCGCCACTGCGCCGGGCGCCGACAACACTGGCTACAAGCGCAAGGAAATCACCCAGGCCCAGACCACCCTGACCCACTTCATCGACCAGGTCCTGGGTGCCGAGCGCCTGACCCTGGTGGGCGAGGTCGGCGTGGTGCACGTCGGCGGCCTGGAGAACGCCCGCGAGCTGCGCTACGGCCGCGACTCGGTGTATGGCGCCTACGGCTTCGGTGGCGACACCCACGGCTTCGTCACCAGCACCTCCTGGGGCTACCGCACCCGCGCCATCCTCGACTACAGCAACGTCATCGCCGGCATCAACCTGAAGCCGAACGTGGCCTGGTCCCATGACGTCGACGGCTACGGCCCCAACGGCCTGTTCAACGAGGGTGCCAAGGCGCTGAGCATCGGTGTCGATGCCGACTACCAGAACACCTACACCGCCAGCCTCAGCTACACGGACTTCTTCGGTGGCAAGTACAACACCCTGGTCGACCGCGACTTCCTCGCCCTCAGCTTCGGCATGAACTTCTGA
- a CDS encoding LuxR C-terminal-related transcriptional regulator: MSAMTRFDSHAYLPRLPALHVPRPRLCDALVASSARLRLLCAPAGSGKSVLLMECVQRCPADHSVHWLPLGGVALSPAGLCAGLAAVMGLEESDETSVQRALAQWTTPGWIILDDYCRQPNPELDACLDRLLTTSSPALRWWISGRRRPACNLPRLLIDGELLELDAAALALEAEELARLLEPSRHGWPNDAPARLLESTGGWCAGVRMALLEPVDWGFADPLQRGGHSATLAAYLDHELFAGLGPEQAEAWLALAHLPRFNAALCEHLFGPGEGARLLRDLDALGSFIEPLGDAPGWFRIFAPLAMQMRNRDAHSGRGWHLRACQWFAAEGDWQAAAEHALEAEQPEAAVSLLQHFGVQHLFQGRNVALLLRLHKEVEEGLLLVSPHSLRLLAGALLFSGKLDEAAQCIAEQGRFLPQPDAERQRELVAYWQAQYGLLAHLQGDGPGARLHLTEALATLGDDAWEQKLICYSGLTQQALLAGDLDAAQELSREALLLARSHGSLLLEAFLELDHSQLLEHRGALLRADAVLERAQEFLMGQGRNASPLLGRLALRRGRLALRQGRDEEACKHYQYGLQEARNCGDYRALFGYLGLATLDANRREFDRAFDRLREAERLMQMRHIPERVYRAVLLQVSSSLLLMQGRAGQARHALLRVLRHFRGENAVQPPPATLDLIPRIEWQLALAELYEGEAFNARQRLLGQLHKARENGMHALEVEIHLALAEAEYLGGDLTQAAATLRDGLTLAEQFNLQQPLRELQLRQPAMLKALDMDPGEAPDDSLAGGPLSQRELEVLGLIAQGSSNQEIAERLFISLHTVKTHARRINGKLGVKRRTQAVAHAKALGLM, translated from the coding sequence ATGTCCGCCATGACCCGTTTCGATTCCCACGCCTACCTGCCGCGCCTGCCTGCGCTGCATGTCCCGCGGCCGCGCCTGTGCGACGCCCTGGTCGCCTCCTCGGCGCGCCTGCGCCTGCTCTGCGCCCCCGCCGGCAGTGGCAAGAGCGTGTTGCTGATGGAATGCGTGCAGCGCTGCCCGGCCGATCACTCGGTGCACTGGTTGCCGCTGGGAGGCGTGGCCCTCTCGCCGGCGGGCTTGTGTGCCGGCCTCGCGGCGGTCATGGGGCTGGAGGAGTCGGACGAAACCAGCGTGCAGCGCGCCCTGGCCCAGTGGACGACGCCCGGCTGGATCATCCTCGACGACTATTGCCGCCAGCCCAACCCCGAACTCGATGCCTGCCTCGACCGCCTGCTGACCACCAGCAGCCCGGCGCTGCGCTGGTGGATCAGCGGCCGGCGGCGCCCGGCCTGCAACCTGCCGCGCCTCCTGATCGACGGCGAGCTGCTGGAACTGGACGCCGCCGCCCTGGCGCTGGAGGCCGAGGAGCTGGCCCGGCTGCTGGAACCGTCGCGCCACGGCTGGCCCAACGATGCACCGGCGCGCCTGCTGGAAAGCACCGGCGGCTGGTGCGCCGGGGTGCGCATGGCGCTGCTGGAACCGGTGGACTGGGGCTTCGCCGACCCGCTGCAGCGCGGCGGCCATTCCGCCACCCTGGCCGCCTACCTCGACCATGAACTCTTCGCCGGCCTCGGCCCCGAGCAGGCCGAGGCCTGGCTCGCCCTCGCGCACCTGCCGCGCTTCAATGCCGCCCTGTGCGAACACCTCTTCGGCCCCGGCGAAGGCGCCCGGCTGCTGCGTGACCTCGACGCCCTGGGCAGCTTCATCGAGCCCCTGGGCGATGCCCCCGGCTGGTTCCGCATCTTCGCCCCGCTGGCGATGCAGATGCGCAACCGCGACGCCCATTCCGGGCGCGGCTGGCACCTGCGCGCCTGCCAGTGGTTCGCCGCCGAAGGCGACTGGCAGGCCGCCGCCGAGCACGCGCTGGAAGCCGAGCAGCCCGAGGCCGCCGTGAGCCTGCTGCAGCACTTCGGCGTCCAGCACCTGTTCCAGGGGCGCAACGTCGCCCTGCTGCTGCGCCTGCACAAGGAAGTGGAGGAGGGGCTGCTGCTGGTTTCCCCGCACTCCCTGCGCCTTTTGGCCGGTGCGCTGCTGTTTTCCGGCAAGCTCGACGAGGCCGCCCAGTGCATCGCCGAACAGGGCCGCTTCCTGCCCCAGCCCGATGCCGAGCGGCAGCGCGAGCTGGTGGCCTACTGGCAGGCCCAGTACGGCCTGCTCGCCCACCTGCAGGGCGACGGCCCCGGCGCGCGCCTGCACCTGACCGAGGCGTTGGCGACCCTGGGCGACGACGCCTGGGAGCAGAAGCTGATCTGCTATTCCGGCCTCACCCAGCAGGCGCTGCTGGCCGGCGACCTGGACGCCGCCCAGGAACTGAGCCGCGAAGCCCTGCTGCTGGCGCGCAGCCATGGCAGCCTGCTGCTGGAGGCCTTCCTCGAACTGGACCACTCGCAGCTGCTGGAGCACCGCGGCGCCCTGCTGCGTGCCGACGCGGTACTCGAACGCGCCCAGGAATTCCTCATGGGGCAGGGCCGCAACGCCAGCCCGCTGCTCGGCCGCCTGGCCTTGCGTCGCGGTCGCCTGGCCCTGCGCCAGGGGCGTGACGAGGAGGCCTGCAAGCACTACCAGTACGGGCTGCAGGAAGCGCGCAACTGCGGCGATTACCGTGCTCTGTTCGGCTACCTCGGCCTGGCCACGCTGGACGCCAACCGCCGCGAGTTCGACCGTGCCTTCGACCGCCTGCGCGAAGCCGAGCGGCTGATGCAGATGCGCCACATTCCCGAGCGGGTCTACCGAGCCGTGCTCCTGCAGGTCAGCAGCAGCCTGCTGCTGATGCAGGGCCGTGCCGGCCAGGCCCGCCACGCGCTGCTGCGGGTGCTGCGGCACTTCCGTGGCGAGAACGCGGTGCAGCCACCGCCGGCGACCCTCGACCTGATCCCGCGCATCGAGTGGCAGCTGGCCCTGGCCGAGCTCTACGAAGGCGAGGCCTTCAATGCCCGCCAGCGCCTGCTGGGCCAGTTGCACAAGGCCCGGGAGAACGGCATGCACGCCCTGGAAGTGGAAATCCACCTGGCCCTGGCCGAGGCCGAATACCTCGGTGGCGACCTGACCCAGGCCGCCGCCACCCTGCGCGACGGGCTGACCCTGGCCGAACAGTTCAACCTGCAACAGCCCCTGCGCGAGCTGCAGCTGCGCCAGCCGGCCATGCTCAAGGCGCTGGACATGGACCCGGGCGAGGCGCCCGACGACAGCCTCGCCGGTGGCCCGTTGAGCCAGCGCGAGCTGGAAGTGCTCGGGCTGATCGCCCAGGGCAGCTCCAACCAGGAAATCGCCGAGCGCCTGTTCATCTCCCTGCACACCGTCAAGACCCACGCCCGGCGCATCAACGGCAAGCTCGGCGTCAAGCGCCGCACCCAGGCGGTCGCCCACGCCAAGGCGCTGGGCTTGATGTAG
- a CDS encoding crotonase/enoyl-CoA hydratase family protein — protein MSIRVEKNGPVTTLTIDRPQVRNAVDRPTAEALADALRAFEADDEARIAVLTGAGGTFCAGADLGAVAEDGERRNRLEVDGDGPMGPSRMQLAKPLIAAIEGHAVAGGLELALLADMRVVAEDAVLGVFCRRFGVPLIDGGTVRLPRIVGQGRALDLILTGRPVLADEALAMGLANRVVPPGSAREAAQRLALEIAAFPQRCMLADRASAYAQWQLPFEAAIANEFQGGLAVIHSGETRAGAQAFSGGKGRHGQFS, from the coding sequence ATGAGCATCCGAGTCGAGAAGAACGGCCCCGTTACCACCCTGACCATCGACCGCCCGCAGGTGCGCAACGCCGTCGACCGGCCCACCGCCGAGGCGCTGGCCGATGCCCTGCGTGCCTTCGAGGCGGACGACGAGGCGCGTATAGCGGTGCTGACCGGCGCGGGCGGCACCTTCTGCGCCGGCGCGGACCTGGGCGCGGTGGCCGAGGACGGCGAGCGGCGCAACCGCCTGGAAGTGGACGGCGATGGGCCCATGGGGCCGAGCCGCATGCAGCTGGCCAAGCCGCTGATCGCGGCCATCGAGGGCCATGCCGTGGCCGGCGGCCTGGAGCTGGCGCTGCTGGCGGACATGCGAGTGGTGGCCGAGGACGCGGTGCTCGGCGTGTTCTGCCGGCGCTTCGGTGTACCGCTGATCGACGGCGGCACCGTGCGCCTGCCGCGCATCGTCGGCCAGGGGCGGGCGCTGGACCTGATCCTCACCGGCCGCCCGGTCCTGGCCGACGAAGCGCTCGCCATGGGCCTGGCCAACCGCGTGGTGCCGCCCGGCTCGGCACGGGAGGCGGCGCAGCGGCTGGCCCTGGAGATCGCCGCCTTCCCGCAGCGCTGCATGCTCGCCGACCGCGCCAGCGCCTATGCCCAGTGGCAACTGCCGTTCGAGGCGGCCATCGCCAACGAATTCCAAGGCGGCCTCGCGGTTATCCACAGCGGCGAAACCCGCGCTGGCGCCCAGGCGTTCAGCGGCGGCAAGGGGCGCCACGGGCAGTTTTCCTGA
- a CDS encoding SirB1 family protein, which produces MTPRQHCLACLEADPPATLEAALWIAAEHDPAVSPATLMRDVAGLAQQVAAGLPQLPAMELAQPLLRRLSELDFNEDDDQPLRPRAALLDQVLLRRRGQPLSLALLALELARRLDVPLVGVNFPGHFLLRVPGADHLLDPCGGRRLYTRDCRELLLRTLGPKAELQAGHLQPCDAREQLQRLSRNLRQLHLQAEKPLEALKDAERVLELGTANLVDHLSRADIYKQLECPQAERFDLQRALLLCEDPAQRLLLTQRLEQLGHAAAPALH; this is translated from the coding sequence ATGACCCCGCGCCAACACTGCCTCGCCTGCCTTGAAGCCGACCCGCCCGCGACCCTGGAAGCGGCGTTGTGGATCGCCGCCGAGCATGACCCGGCAGTGAGCCCGGCGACGCTGATGCGCGATGTCGCCGGCCTCGCCCAGCAGGTGGCCGCCGGCCTGCCGCAACTCCCGGCGATGGAGCTGGCGCAACCGCTGTTGCGCCGCCTGAGCGAACTGGACTTCAACGAGGACGACGACCAGCCGCTGCGCCCCCGTGCCGCGCTGCTGGACCAGGTGTTGCTGCGCCGCCGCGGGCAGCCGTTGTCCCTCGCCCTGCTGGCCCTGGAACTGGCCCGGCGCCTGGACGTGCCGCTGGTGGGGGTGAACTTCCCCGGGCACTTCCTGTTGCGCGTGCCCGGTGCCGATCACCTGCTCGACCCCTGCGGCGGCCGCCGCCTCTATACCCGCGACTGCCGCGAGCTGCTGCTGCGTACCCTGGGGCCCAAGGCCGAACTCCAGGCCGGCCACCTGCAACCCTGCGACGCCCGCGAACAGCTGCAACGGCTGTCACGCAACCTGCGCCAGCTGCACCTGCAGGCGGAGAAGCCGCTGGAGGCGCTGAAGGATGCCGAACGGGTGCTGGAGCTCGGCACCGCCAACCTGGTGGACCACCTCTCCCGCGCCGACATCTACAAGCAGCTGGAGTGCCCCCAGGCCGAACGCTTCGACCTGCAACGCGCCCTGCTGCTCTGCGAAGACCCCGCCCAGCGCCTGCTGCTGACCCAGCGCCTGGAGCAGCTGGGACATGCGGCGGCGCCGGCGTTGCATTGA
- a CDS encoding DUF1329 domain-containing protein yields the protein MRKTILHSTALVLSLLAANVMAAVSADEAAKLGTSLTPLGAEKAGNADGSIPEWTGGIGKDAGAVDAKGFLADPFASEKPLFTITAANLDQYKDKLSDGQVAMFKRYPETYKIPVYPTHRTVAVPAAVNEAAKKSAVTVQPINDGNGLANFADSRYYAFPIPKNGVEVIWNHITRYRGGNLRRIITQATPQVNGSYTPIRFEEEVAVPQEMPDLPAGKGENVLLFFKQQVTAPSRLAGNVLLVHETLDQVKEPRLAWIYNAGQRRVRRAPQVAYDGPGTASDGLRTSDNFDMFSGAPDRYDWKLVGKKEMYIPYNSYKLDSPSLKYDDVIKAGHINQDLTRYELHRVWEVVATVKSGERHIYAKRHMYIDEDSWQVALVDHYDGRGQLWRVAEGHAQFYYNQQVPAYTLEALYDIIAGRYLALGMKNEEKHSFEFGFVGKAADYTPAALRNAGVR from the coding sequence ATGCGTAAGACGATCCTGCACAGCACCGCCCTGGTCCTCAGCCTGCTCGCCGCCAACGTGATGGCCGCCGTGTCCGCCGATGAAGCGGCCAAGCTCGGCACCAGCCTCACCCCGCTGGGTGCGGAGAAGGCCGGCAACGCCGACGGCAGCATTCCCGAGTGGACCGGTGGCATCGGCAAGGACGCCGGCGCGGTGGACGCCAAGGGCTTCCTCGCCGACCCCTTCGCCAGCGAGAAACCGCTGTTCACCATCACCGCCGCCAACCTCGACCAGTACAAGGACAAGCTGTCCGACGGCCAGGTGGCGATGTTCAAGCGCTACCCCGAGACCTACAAGATCCCGGTCTACCCGACCCACCGCACCGTCGCGGTACCCGCCGCGGTCAACGAGGCGGCGAAGAAAAGCGCCGTCACCGTGCAGCCGATCAACGACGGCAACGGCCTGGCCAACTTCGCCGACAGCCGCTACTACGCCTTCCCGATCCCGAAGAACGGCGTGGAAGTGATCTGGAACCACATCACCCGCTACCGTGGCGGCAACCTGCGCCGGATCATCACCCAGGCCACGCCCCAGGTGAACGGCTCCTACACGCCGATCCGCTTCGAGGAAGAAGTGGCCGTGCCCCAGGAGATGCCGGACCTGCCGGCAGGCAAGGGCGAGAACGTGCTGCTGTTCTTCAAGCAGCAGGTGACCGCGCCGTCGCGCCTGGCCGGTAACGTCCTGCTGGTGCACGAGACCCTGGACCAGGTGAAGGAACCGCGCCTGGCGTGGATCTACAACGCCGGCCAGCGCCGTGTGCGCCGTGCGCCCCAGGTCGCCTACGACGGCCCGGGCACCGCCTCCGACGGCCTGCGCACCTCCGACAACTTCGACATGTTCTCCGGCGCCCCGGATCGCTACGACTGGAAGCTGGTGGGCAAGAAGGAGATGTACATCCCCTACAACAGCTACAAGCTGGACTCGCCCTCGCTCAAGTACGACGACGTGATCAAGGCCGGCCACATCAACCAGGACCTGACCCGCTACGAGCTGCATCGCGTATGGGAAGTGGTCGCCACCGTGAAGAGCGGCGAGCGCCACATCTACGCCAAGCGCCACATGTACATCGACGAAGACAGCTGGCAGGTCGCCCTGGTCGATCACTACGACGGCCGTGGCCAGCTGTGGCGCGTCGCCGAGGGTCACGCCCAGTTCTATTACAACCAGCAGGTGCCGGCCTACACCCTGGAGGCCCTGTACGACATCATCGCCGGCCGCTACCTGGCCCTGGGCATGAAGAACGAAGAGAAGCACAGCTTCGAATTCGGCTTCGTCGGCAAGGCCGCCGACTACACCCCGGCCGCCCTGCGCAACGCCGGCGTGCGCTGA
- a CDS encoding cupin domain-containing protein gives MKATLLKNTHDLQLSAPAPVPVPVGEPVPHTRVHSVERTDGVETGVWECSPGKFRRQILEQEFCHFTHGSCTFTPDGGEPIEIKAGDALLLPANSLGVWDVKETLRKTYVIISR, from the coding sequence ATGAAAGCCACCCTGCTGAAGAACACCCACGATCTGCAACTCTCCGCGCCGGCGCCGGTACCCGTGCCGGTCGGCGAGCCCGTGCCGCACACCCGCGTGCACTCGGTGGAGCGCACCGACGGCGTGGAAACCGGCGTCTGGGAATGCAGCCCCGGCAAGTTCCGCCGGCAGATCCTCGAGCAGGAGTTCTGCCACTTCACCCACGGCAGCTGCACCTTCACCCCGGACGGCGGCGAGCCCATCGAGATCAAGGCCGGCGACGCCCTGCTGCTGCCCGCCAACAGCCTGGGCGTCTGGGACGTGAAGGAAACCCTGCGCAAGACCTACGTGATCATCAGCCGCTGA
- a CDS encoding helix-turn-helix domain-containing protein: MRYHLSWKDRDIDAVLALYHPDVEYNDYFQNRRLHLAELGDYVRATMPSGPDEFLVHSDRIRVDGDTAFIQYSLRLGHSGTFRTSEAITVRDGLIWRINEYALLIQAKAEPGDRVQRPAASRLGLSARQLSLLARDLEDYFQHSQPYLDPALDLHQVAAATGYTRNQISYLLNQMLGQSFYQYVNQARLQHLLAQLERGPASPRIDEMAFAAGFNSLSAFYRCFRQHTGLSPKAYLKQLRENG, translated from the coding sequence ATGCGTTACCACCTCAGCTGGAAGGACCGCGATATCGATGCGGTGCTGGCGCTCTACCACCCCGACGTGGAATACAACGACTACTTCCAGAACCGCCGCCTGCACCTGGCGGAGCTCGGCGACTATGTGCGCGCCACCATGCCCAGCGGGCCGGACGAGTTCCTGGTGCACAGCGACCGCATCCGTGTCGACGGCGACACCGCGTTCATCCAGTACAGCCTGCGCCTGGGCCACAGCGGTACCTTTCGTACCAGCGAGGCCATTACCGTGCGTGACGGCCTGATCTGGCGGATCAACGAATACGCCCTACTGATCCAGGCCAAGGCCGAGCCCGGCGACCGCGTGCAGCGCCCCGCCGCCAGCCGCCTGGGGCTCTCGGCCCGCCAACTGAGCCTGCTGGCGCGGGACCTGGAGGACTACTTCCAGCACAGCCAGCCCTACCTCGACCCGGCGCTGGACCTGCACCAGGTGGCCGCCGCCACCGGCTACACGCGCAACCAGATCTCCTACCTGCTCAACCAGATGCTCGGCCAGAGCTTCTACCAATACGTCAACCAGGCACGCCTGCAGCATCTGCTGGCGCAGCTGGAGCGGGGGCCGGCCTCGCCGCGCATCGACGAGATGGCCTTCGCCGCCGGGTTCAACTCGCTGTCGGCCTTCTACCGCTGCTTCCGCCAGCACACGGGGCTCTCGCCGAAGGCCTACCTCAAGCAGCTGCGCGAGAACGGCTAG